The Lemur catta isolate mLemCat1 chromosome X, mLemCat1.pri, whole genome shotgun sequence genome has a window encoding:
- the UPRT gene encoding uracil phosphoribosyltransferase homolog isoform X1: MATEFWGLDSMPCHDQQVNSASTPSPESLRPGDPAPDDAGVNSASMAKLTLHTGHASASVPAERDPEACGGAGLKSESNNGSGDSTNYEAPAGCELSRQIGAQLKLLPMNDQIRELQTIIRDKTASRGDFMFSADRLIRLVVEEGLNQLPYKECMVTTPTGYKYEGVKFEKGNCGVSIMRSGEAMEQGLRDCCRSIRIGKILIQSDEDTQRAKVYYAKFPPDIYRRKVLLMYPILSTGNTVIEAVKVLIEHGVQPSVIIVLSLFSTPHGAKSIIQEFPEITILTTEVHPAAPTHFGQKYFGTD; encoded by the exons ATGGCCACGGAGTTCTGGGGTCTGGACTCCATGCCCTGTCACGACCAGCAAGTAAACTCTGCCTCAACCCCAAGCCCGGAGTCACTGCGACCCGGAGACCCGGCCCCGGACGATGCCGGGGTAAACAGCGCCTCCATGGCCAAGTTGACTCTCCACACGGGGCACGCCAGTGCTAGCGTGCCGGCCGAGCGGGATCCTGAGGCCTGCGGCGGCGCCGGCCTCAAGTCTGAGAGCAACAATGGTAGTGGTGACAGTACCAACTATGAAGCACCAGCGGGCTGCGAACTTTCCCGGCAGATCGGGGCGCAGCTTAAGCTGCTGCCTATGAATGATCAGATCCGGGAGTTGCAGACCATCATCCGGGACAA GACAGCCAGTAGAGGGGACTTCATGTTTTCTGCGGATCGTTTG ATCAGACTTGTTGTGGAAGAGGGATTGAATCAGCTGCCATATAAAGAATGCATGGTGACGACTCCAACAG GGTACAAGTATGAAGGAGTGAAATTTGAGAAGGGAAATTGTGGGGTCAGCATAATGAGAAGTG GTGAGGCAATGGAACAAGGTTTACGAGATTGCTGTCGATCTATACGAATTGGAAAGATCCTGATTCAGAGTGATGAGGACACACAAAGAGCCAAAGTATATTATGCCAAGTTTCCCCCAGACATTTACCGGAGAAAAGTCCTTCTGATGTATCCAATTCTCA GCACTGGAAATACTGTAATTGAAGCTGTCAAGGTTCTTATAGAACATGGAGTTCAACCCAGTGTTATCATCGTACTCAGTCTGTTCTCCACTCCTCATG GTGCCAAATCAATCATTCAAGAGTTTCCGGAGATCACAATTTTAACTACTGAAGTTCATCCTGCTGCACCTACACATTTTGGACAGAAATACTTTGGAACAGACTAA
- the UPRT gene encoding uracil phosphoribosyltransferase homolog isoform X2, whose amino-acid sequence MATEFWGLDSMPCHDQQVNSASTPSPESLRPGDPAPDDAGVNSASMAKLTLHTGHASASVPAERDPEACGGAGLKSESNNGSGDSTNYEAPAGCELSRQIGAQLKLLPMNDQIRELQTIIRDKTASRGDFMFSADRLIRLVVEEGLNQLPYKECMVTTPTGYKYEGVKFEKGNCGVSIMRSGTGNTVIEAVKVLIEHGVQPSVIIVLSLFSTPHGAKSIIQEFPEITILTTEVHPAAPTHFGQKYFGTD is encoded by the exons ATGGCCACGGAGTTCTGGGGTCTGGACTCCATGCCCTGTCACGACCAGCAAGTAAACTCTGCCTCAACCCCAAGCCCGGAGTCACTGCGACCCGGAGACCCGGCCCCGGACGATGCCGGGGTAAACAGCGCCTCCATGGCCAAGTTGACTCTCCACACGGGGCACGCCAGTGCTAGCGTGCCGGCCGAGCGGGATCCTGAGGCCTGCGGCGGCGCCGGCCTCAAGTCTGAGAGCAACAATGGTAGTGGTGACAGTACCAACTATGAAGCACCAGCGGGCTGCGAACTTTCCCGGCAGATCGGGGCGCAGCTTAAGCTGCTGCCTATGAATGATCAGATCCGGGAGTTGCAGACCATCATCCGGGACAA GACAGCCAGTAGAGGGGACTTCATGTTTTCTGCGGATCGTTTG ATCAGACTTGTTGTGGAAGAGGGATTGAATCAGCTGCCATATAAAGAATGCATGGTGACGACTCCAACAG GGTACAAGTATGAAGGAGTGAAATTTGAGAAGGGAAATTGTGGGGTCAGCATAATGAGAAGTG GCACTGGAAATACTGTAATTGAAGCTGTCAAGGTTCTTATAGAACATGGAGTTCAACCCAGTGTTATCATCGTACTCAGTCTGTTCTCCACTCCTCATG GTGCCAAATCAATCATTCAAGAGTTTCCGGAGATCACAATTTTAACTACTGAAGTTCATCCTGCTGCACCTACACATTTTGGACAGAAATACTTTGGAACAGACTAA